From the Lolium rigidum isolate FL_2022 chromosome 2, APGP_CSIRO_Lrig_0.1, whole genome shotgun sequence genome, one window contains:
- the LOC124692494 gene encoding transcription factor IIIB 60 kDa subunit-like gives MVYCTHCADDCPFIKDPDKGYICCGTCGKVLDQDIYTDQPEFIKDASGTSRMSGNILNSIESGSSLSHERTLMKGRDEIWQIVTSLHVGGGETIIDMAHKFYTLAVDNNFTRGRRTTHVAAACLYIACRQSKKAYLLIDFSDYLKISVYVLGAVFLQLCQVLLLAEHPIVQKLIDPSLFIHRFTERLLGKRDNAVSDTALRIVASMKRDWMQTGRKPSGLCGAALYIAALSHGYNYTKSNIVAVVHVCEATLTKRLIEFENTESGSLTIEDFLAKADEEEPVLEFSPKSGEVLCKHKDKGVEHFAHGLCEKCYNKFTKLSGGLEGGADPPAFQRAEKLRLEAAKKAEEAAAMNAETVCEIEISDAEHNIMSPMKNSVGDKSSTVSSEDIAKNHVASEDAEVGGENGKADADPENFSDIDDVEVDGYLHNEEETQYKKIIWEEMNKEYLEEQAAKEALAAELAARGVRVGEGQQKKRRRNEDTKTPAETPAEATYNMLKRKGLGSKINVDAVGGLYNTKDEDSEANEKGDMGFDGEYAHDTGDGETFEGDYADYNKDGYADGGDAGPDNDFEELDFEEFDF, from the exons ATGGTCTACTGTACTCATTGTGCTGATGATTGCCCATTCATAAAGGATCCTGACAAAGGATATAT ATGTTGTGGGACGTGCGGGAAGGTTCTTGATCAGGATATTTACACTGATCAGCCTGAATTTATCAAGGATGCTTCAGGGACG AGCCGGATGTCTGGAAACATTCTCAACAGCATCGAGAGTGGAAGTTCCCTATCCCACGAAAGAACTTTAATGAAAG GGAGAGACGAGATTTGGCAGATTGTCACTAGCTTACATGTTGGTGGTGGAGAAACTATCATCGATATGGCTCATAAATTTTATACG CTAGCCGTTGACAATAATTTTACAAGAGGCCGTCGAACAACTCATGTTGCAGCTGCTTGCCTTTACATTGCCTGCCG GCAAAGTAAAAAAGCTTATCTTCTTATTGATTTCTCTGACTATTTGAAGATAAGTGT TTATGTCCTAGGGGCTGTTTTTCTGCAGCTTTGCCAAGTTTTGTTACTCGCAGAACATCCAATTGTTCAGAAGCTCATAGATCCCAGCCTTTTCATCCATCGTTTTACAGAAC GTTTACTTGGGAAAAGGGATAATGCTGTCTCAGACACAGCTTTACGCATTGTAGCTAGCATGAAACGAGACTGGATGCAG ACTGGGAGGAAGCCAAGTGGATTATGTGGCGCAGCATTATATATCGCTGCACTTTCGCATGGGTATAACTATACCAAGTCAAATATT GTTGCTGTCGTGCATGTATGTGAGGCAACGCTAACTAAGCGCTTGATCGAGTTCGAAAATACAGAATCTGGTAGCTTGACG ATTGAAGATTTTTTGGCAAAGGCTGATGAAGAAGAACCTGTTTTAGAATTTTCCCCCAAATCTGGAGAAGTCCTCTGCAAGCATAAGGATAAAGGTGTCGAGCATTTTGCTCATGGACTTTGTGAGAAATGCTACAACAAA TTTACTAAACTATCGGGTGGACTGGAAGGTGGTGCTGACCCTCCAGCTTTCCAACGAGCTGAGAAACTAAGACTGGAAGCTGCTAAAAAGGCCGAGGAAGCTGCTGCGATGAATGCAGAGACAGTTTGTGAGATAGAAATTTCTGATGCTGAACATAACATCATGAGCCCTATGAAG AATTCAGTTGGAGATAAATCTTCCACAGTTAGTTCTGAGGACATTGCAAAGAATCATGTAGCTTCAGAAGATGCTGAAGTCGGAG GTGAAAACGGCAAAGCTGATGCTGATCCAGAAAATTTTTCTGATATTGATGATGTGGAG GTTGATGGGTATCTTCATAATGAAGAGGAGACACAGTACAAAAAGATAATTTGGGAGGAAATGAACAAAGAATACCTAGAG GAACAAGCTGCAAAGGAAGCTTTAGCAGCTGAATTAGCAGCTAGAGGTGTGCGCGTCGGAGAGGGACAGCAGAAG AAACGGAGACGCAATGAAGACACAAAGACACCTGCTGAAACACCAGCAGAAGCGACATATAATATGTTAAAACGAAAG GGGCTTGGCTCAAAAATCAACGTTGATGCAGTTGGTGGATTGTACAAT ACTAAAGATGAAGATAGCGAGGCAAATGAGAAAGGAGACATGGGCTTTGATGGGGAATACGCACATGACACTGGTGACGGTGAAACCTTTGAAGGTGACTATGCTGATTACAACAAGGATGGCTACGCTGATGGTGGTGATGCTGGACCTGACAACGATTTTGAGGAGCTTGATTTCGAGGAGTTTGATTTCTAA
- the LOC124687545 gene encoding uncharacterized protein LOC124687545, giving the protein MDPPAADPGPAKAEAVGPQGEMDLPVADPGPVRNESELVQCPYCDSEAMHKLAQFLLPGLAAVCVDSTTGDLFRSPSAVAVDLRKEMVDHITQKSETFIADALIESEANQNPENEMPDDPYEIVSIFMDDFSSTKRNIIGHVSGWLLSDSRDDKIDDFVQEMEMTKFWPLERREAIAEVLLKNVDLKTKFHCPEKYENEERLADHKAQCSFRPVICPNEGCRAKVSVRCMQDHDAACLFKIIQCEQNCEKRLLRRDMDRHCVTVCAMRPMKCPFGCDSSFPETNLGEHCSESLQLHLLKVLQAIHKKGFTADELKDRALQLEKSDDHGKLAKARDSRSLTTIVKDLEAKMKSSS; this is encoded by the exons ATGGACCCTCCGGCAGCAGATCCTGGACCAGCCAAGGCTGAAG CTGTTGGACCTCAGGGGGAAATGGATCTTCCGGTCGCCGATCCTGGACCGGTGAGGAATGAAAGTGAGCTTGTCCAGTGTCCGTACTGCGATTCCGAAGCTATGCACAAGCTAGCGCAGTTCTTGctccctggcctggccgcggtcTGCGTCGACAGCACAACTGGTGATCTGTTCAGGAGTCCATCTGCCGTTGCTGTTGACCTCAGGAAGGAAATGGTGGACCACATCACACAGAAGAGTGAGACCTTCATAGCCGATGCTCTCATCGAATCGGAAGCAAACCAAAACCCTGAGAATGAAATGCCAGATGACCCTTATGAGATCGTGTCCATCTTCATGGACGATTTCAGTAGCACGAAAAGGAACATCATTGGACATGTCTCTGGCTGGTTGTTGAGCGACAGCCGTGACGACAAGATCGATGACTTTGTGCAAGAGATGGAGATGACCAAGTTCTGGCCGCTAGAAAGAAGAGAAGCTATCGCCGAAGTCCTCCTCAAGAATGTGGACTTGAAAACCAAGTTCCACTGCCCTGAGAAATACGAAAATGAAGAACGCCTTGCTGATCACAAGGCACAGTGTAGCTTCAGGCCCGTCATTTGCCCAAACGAGGGATGCCGCGCAAAGGTTTCGGTCCGTTGCATGCAGGATCATGACGCGGCTTGCCTGTTCAAGATCATCCAGTGCGAGCAGAACTGCGAGAAACGCCTCCTGAGGCGTGATATGGACAGGCACTGCGTTACTGTCTGCGCCATGAGGCCCATGAAGTGCCCTTTTGGCTGTGATTCTTCCTTCCCTGAAACTAATCTTGGGGAGCACTGTTCAGAGAGTCTCCAGCTACACCTGCTAAAGGTCCTTCAGGCGATTCACAAGAAAGGTTTTACAGCCGATGAGCTCAAAGACCGTGCTCTACAGCTGGAGAAG TCTGATGATCATGGTAAACTGGCTAAAGCTCGGGACTCGAGATCTCTTACTACTATTGTGAAGGATCTTGAAGCAAAGATGAAATCATCAAGTTAG